One Oryza sativa Japonica Group chromosome 8, ASM3414082v1 DNA window includes the following coding sequences:
- the LOC4346153 gene encoding bidirectional sugar transporter SWEET11, producing MAGGFLSMANPAVTLSGVAGNIISFLVFLAPVATFLQVYKKKSTGGYSSVPYVVALFSSVLWIFYALVKTNSRPLLTINAFGCGVEAAYIVLYLVYAPRRARLRTLAFFLLLDVAAFALIVVTTLYLVPKPHQVKFLGSVCLAFSMAVFVAPLSIIFKVIKTKSVEFMPIGLSVCLTLSAVAWFCYGLFTKDPYVMYPNVGGFFFSCVQMGLYFWYRKPRNTAVLPTTSDSMSPISAAAAATQRVIELPAGTHAFTILSVSPIPILGVHKVEVVAAEQAADGVAAAAAADKELLQNKPEVIEITAAV from the exons ATGGCAGGAGGTTTCTTGTCCATGGCTAACCCGGCGGTCACCCTCTCCGGTGTTGCAG GAAACATCATCTCCTTCCTGGTGTTCCTTGCACCAGT GGCGACGTTCTTGCAGGTGTACAAGAAGAAGTCGACGGGAGGGTACAGCTCGGTGCCGTACGTGGTGGCGCTCTTCAGCTCGGTGCTGTGGATCTTCTACGCGCTGGTGAAGACCAACTCGAGGCCGCTGCTGACCATCAACGCCTTCGGCTGCGGCGTCGAGGCCGCCTACATCGTCCTCTACCTCGTctacgcgccgcgccgcgccaggcTCCGCAccctcgccttcttcctcctcctcgacgtcgccgccttcgccctCATCGTCGTCACCACCCTCTACCTCGTCCCCAAGCCCCACCAGGTCAAGTTCCTCGGCAGCGTCTGCCTCGCCTTCTCCATGGCCGTCTTCGTCGCCCCTCTCTCCATCATC TTCAAGGTGATCAAGACCAAGAGCGTCGAGTTCATGCCGATCGGGCTCTCCGTCTGCCTCACGCTCAGCGCCGTCGCGTGGTTCTGCTACGGCCTCTTCACCAAGGACCCCTACGTCATG TACCCGAACGTGGGCGGCTTCTTCTTCAGCTGCGTGCAGATGGGGCTCTACTTCTGGTACCGGAAGCCGAGGAACACGGCCGTGCTGCCGACGACGTCCGACTCCATGtccccgatctccgccgccgccgccgccacgcagaGGGTGATCGAGCTCCCCGCCGGCACGCACGCCTTCACCATCCTGTCCGTGAGCCCCATCCCGATCCTCGGCGTGCACAAGGTCGAGGTGGTGGCCGCCGAGCAGGCGGccgacggcgtcgccgccgccgccgccgccgacaaggAGCTGCTGCAGAACAAGCCGGAGGTGATCGAGATCACCGCCGCCGTGTGA